The genomic stretch CCTTATATGGATAAGCCAGCTTCACAAGAGCACGCTTTCCGTTCTTATCAATCTTTGTGTTAATCTTCGCAACCTTCACTCCGTACTTTTTCTCCACAGCCTCCTTGATTTCCTTCTTAGTCGCGTCTATGGGTACTTTGAATTCAAGCTTGTTTTCCTTTTCCATTGCAATTGAGGTTTTTTCTGAGTGGATTGGATACAACAGGATTCTTCTATCTTCCATTTCTACCACCCTGCCAATTTTTCAAGTGCTTTTTCAGAGATTATGGTTAATCTCCCAGGCACACCACCAGGTGCCAGATGCTCCACATTCACATTTTTCACATCTACAACGTCAACACCAGGCAAGTTCTGCAAACCTGCCCAATTTTTCGTGTTTTCTGCAAGAACAAGAATCGATTTGGGTACTTTGTATCTTCTGCCCCTCATTTTCCCCTTTCCTGCTCTCTCATGCTTTCCTTGCTTCGCTCTTTCCACATCAGGAGATAGCCCAACTTTTTCTAGAAATTCCGTCGCAACTGCTGTCTTGTCCATTCCTTCTCCATCGCCTTCTACAATTACTGGCAATGTGAGCTTATCTGCAAATCTATGACCTCGTGCTTTCACCATTGTAATGTCTTTAGTCGCTGCTAACGCTGCCCTTCTTGCAAGCAACTTTTCTTTCTTGTTCACTTTCTTGCTCCAGTCTTTCTCTGCCCTTGGGGGATGGGCTGCTCTCCCACCTACGCAGTTAGGGGCCTGAGAGCCAGTCATACTATCCTTCAATCTTGGCACTCTGGATACACCCCTTCCCTTTCCGGCCCACTCTACAGACCTCTTCATTCCTGGTATCCTGTGGGCACCGTAGGGCTGAGCCGCATAAGCATATCTCCCGTATGGTTGACGGCGATTTGAAAGTATGGCATGGAACGCCCTCCTAATTATGTCAGTCCGTACTGGTGACATGAACACAGGAGGAAGAGATACTTGC from Thermoplasmata archaeon encodes the following:
- a CDS encoding 50S ribosomal protein L23 → MEDRRILLYPIHSEKTSIAMEKENKLEFKVPIDATKKEIKEAVEKKYGVKVAKINTKIDKNGKRALVKLAYPYKAEEIGMKIGVM
- the rpl4p gene encoding 50S ribosomal protein L4 — translated: MPVKKVKKVSVGADGEKVNVYSVKGEKVKQVSLPPVFMSPVRTDIIRRAFHAILSNRRQPYGRYAYAAQPYGAHRIPGMKRSVEWAGKGRGVSRVPRLKDSMTGSQAPNCVGGRAAHPPRAEKDWSKKVNKKEKLLARRAALAATKDITMVKARGHRFADKLTLPVIVEGDGEGMDKTAVATEFLEKVGLSPDVERAKQGKHERAGKGKMRGRRYKVPKSILVLAENTKNWAGLQNLPGVDVVDVKNVNVEHLAPGGVPGRLTIISEKALEKLAGW